The proteins below are encoded in one region of Myxococcales bacterium:
- a CDS encoding electron transfer flavoprotein subunit alpha/FixB family protein encodes MKTLVVAELLDGKLRKNTLSALRFALDLKEKAQAPFDILSIGQGASSAADELKGFGAETVWSTEIEGGYLAEHYAPTIAELVQQKQYNVIVATATSFGKDLLPRAAARLDAGMASDITSMNYDGQNLSFVRPMYAGNVFATVQISTPIQVVTVRQSEFGAAEEQGSQSPIAPFAKITAGPTDKIEFLELKSVKSERPELTDAKVVVSGGRALKSADNFKTSLNHLLMNLSRHGASRAACDAGYVSGDLQIGQTGKVVAPNLYIAVGISGAIQHLAGMKGSKVIVAINKDKEAPIAQVADYFWAADLLMLCPRSRKR; translated from the coding sequence ATGAAAACACTTGTTGTCGCTGAATTGCTAGATGGAAAGCTCCGAAAGAACACCTTGTCGGCTCTTCGTTTTGCTTTGGACCTTAAAGAGAAAGCGCAAGCTCCCTTTGATATTTTAAGCATTGGACAAGGCGCATCGAGCGCCGCTGACGAATTGAAAGGCTTCGGCGCTGAAACGGTATGGAGTACGGAAATCGAAGGGGGCTACCTTGCCGAACATTACGCACCAACGATCGCCGAACTTGTCCAACAGAAGCAATACAATGTGATTGTTGCGACAGCGACCTCTTTTGGCAAAGATCTCTTACCCAGAGCAGCAGCCCGCCTTGATGCTGGCATGGCAAGTGACATCACTTCGATGAACTATGATGGCCAAAATTTAAGTTTTGTTCGCCCCATGTATGCAGGAAACGTTTTTGCAACGGTGCAAATTTCAACTCCCATCCAAGTCGTGACCGTGCGTCAATCGGAGTTCGGCGCAGCCGAAGAGCAAGGCAGCCAGAGTCCTATTGCGCCCTTTGCTAAAATCACGGCCGGACCCACTGATAAAATTGAATTTCTGGAGCTAAAAAGCGTAAAAAGTGAACGACCCGAGCTCACAGATGCGAAAGTCGTCGTATCAGGCGGTCGTGCCCTAAAAAGCGCTGACAACTTTAAAACATCCTTGAACCACTTGTTGATGAACTTGAGCCGCCATGGAGCCTCTCGCGCCGCCTGCGACGCAGGATACGTCTCTGGGGATCTTCAAATTGGGCAAACTGGCAAAGTCGTTGCGCCCAACCTCTACATTGCAGTAGGTATCAGTGGCGCTATCCAGCACCTCGCTGGCATGAAAGGCTCAAAGGTCATTGTTGCAATCAACAAAGACAAAGAAGCACCGATAGCTCAAGTCGCTGATTATTTTTGGGCAGCCGATCTTTTGATGCTGTGCCCGCGCTCACGGAAGAGATAA
- a CDS encoding electron transfer flavoprotein subunit beta/FixA family protein — MKILVPIKRVTDPDNANKAKVSADGKSINTDGMEYKINPYDEYALEAALRLNENAQSNEKLGETIIVSVGPAESTQTLRQALAMGADRAVLVKANDTDLDSFSVAQILAKIVEKEQPDLVLMGKLAVDSDANVCGQMLAELLGWPMATQAQDLESLDGGKSFIVGREVDMGEMRIKIQTPAVITSADRILAPQAVRNGVTPADHAYPEAEGGRYASLKGIMAAKKKPIDELELSSLGITPSLKIKHISFSLPAARSGQTTFVENASDLVNKLRSESKVI; from the coding sequence ATGAAAATCCTCGTTCCAATTAAACGTGTGACCGACCCCGACAATGCAAATAAAGCAAAAGTATCTGCTGACGGCAAATCGATTAACACCGATGGCATGGAGTACAAAATTAATCCTTACGACGAATACGCACTAGAAGCAGCTCTTCGTCTCAATGAAAACGCACAAAGCAACGAAAAGCTTGGAGAGACAATCATCGTTTCTGTCGGGCCCGCTGAAAGCACACAAACCTTACGCCAAGCCTTGGCCATGGGAGCCGATCGAGCCGTGCTTGTTAAAGCAAATGACACGGACCTTGATTCTTTTAGTGTGGCCCAAATTCTAGCCAAGATTGTCGAAAAGGAGCAGCCTGATTTAGTACTCATGGGCAAGCTTGCGGTCGATAGCGATGCTAACGTCTGCGGGCAAATGCTCGCAGAACTTCTTGGATGGCCGATGGCAACGCAAGCGCAGGACCTTGAAAGCTTGGATGGAGGCAAAAGTTTCATCGTTGGACGAGAAGTGGATATGGGTGAAATGCGAATCAAAATTCAAACGCCGGCGGTGATTACCTCAGCGGACCGCATTCTTGCACCACAAGCAGTCCGCAACGGTGTAACGCCAGCGGATCATGCCTATCCTGAAGCCGAAGGTGGTCGATATGCCTCGCTTAAAGGAATCATGGCAGCAAAGAAAAAACCTATAGACGAACTCGAGCTCAGTAGCCTGGGCATCACGCCAAGCCTAAAAATTAAACATATAAGCTTCAGTCTCCCAGCAGCACGATCCGGACAAACAACCTTTGTTGAAAACGCGAGTGACCTTGTCAATAAGCTTCGCTCTGAATCCAAAGTTATCTAA